The window CACCGGTCATTGCTATTGACGGCCACCAGGACACGGACGAACGAACCGCGACTAATGACCAACCACCGCCGTCCGTTGAGCGGCCAACGACGGCCGACCAGGCTGCGGACGATACACTGGCGGCGCGGTTGCGGAAGCGGCGGAATTTGTAGGGCGGCACAATCGGCGCGACCGCTGCGGGCGGGACAATGCAGCCCCAACACCGTTCGGCAAGACGAATATCCTCGGCCGCATTGTACCACGCCTACAGATTGCCACTGATCCAACCAGACGTGTTACCAGCACTACCGTTCGATTAGGCCGAGAACTCAGTAAGCCATACTAAAGTATTGCTAAAAATCCATATTGGGATTATACTGATTAAGTGGCCTCAGAGAGCAAAACGACCTTCGAGTGGGATGCGGAAAAAGAACAAGCCAATTTGGAGAAACATGGCATCTCTTTCACACTGGCGCAATATGCCTTCACTGACTCCAGGCGTATTATTTTGGAGGATGTGACGCATAGCACGGAGACCGAAAAGCGGTACTTCTGTTTGGGGAAAGTGGGGGAAGGCGTTGTAACGGTGCGATTCACTTATCGAGAGGGGCACATCCGTATTTTTGGCGCAGGCTATTGGCGCAAGGGAAAACAAATATATGACCGACAGAATCGTTTACACTGAGGGCGAAATCGACGAGGTCAGAATGATTCGCGACTTTTTGCCGCCACCCGCGGAGTTGGCCTTAAGGGAAGATACCATAAAGGTAACGATTGCCCTGAGCCGGAGCAGTGTCGAGTTCTTCAAGCGTGAGGCAGCCAAGCATCATGTGCCGTATCAAAAGATGATCCGGCGGTTGTTGGATGAGTATGCGGGACGGTTTGGGGAGTGAGTTGATTTCGGCAGCCCTTACGCGCCAAGCCGGATCTGGAACCTTGAGACGCTCTGCAACCTAGTGTGGATACTATTAGAAAATGGTCAGGTCTCCCAGGTCGATCTTGGCGCGAACGGCTCTGAGGAAATCGAGGCCGACGATTCCATCCAAATTAAACCCGTAATCCATTGCTCCGACTTCGATTTCGAAATGATCGGTGCGCAAATCGCCAATTGCCAGAGCATCGACTTGCTAGGAGAAAACGAACTCAGTCCCGCCAACGCCGCGAATGCGACGAACCAAGTCCTGAGGTTCCATACGCAAATCGATTTCCATTAACCGATCAACCTGAAACAACGTGCCGGCCGATCCGGTATCCAGAAGAACGTTGTCGAGTTTCTGAGTTCGGCCGTTGTACTCGATCTCCGCGCTGACGAATGGCAGACCGTAGCGAATTGATAGATTCATCACAAGACCGCTGATTCAACCAGACGTATTCCCAGCCAGACCCGCTCGGCGATGTCGAGTTCTTCCCGGTCCGTGTGGAGGATGTAAAATTCCCGGTCGGCCGCGTCGTGGTGCAACTGCCGGTAGCGTTCCCAGGCCGCGGTTGAATCGTCAAACACATCAATCACAGCCAACTCATCCAGCACCCGGCGACCGTCTTCGGAACGCGCCGCAATCGCTTCGACCAGTAACCATTGACTCGGATAGCTTTGCCGCACGTCATCCCATTTCATTGTGAGCCTCTGGCGTTATTGTACCACAAGGCATTCTCAACTCGTCCGATTAGAGTACCAGGGGGCAGATGAGATAGGCGTTCTTTTCTTCACTCGTCGTTCGACGCTCGTCACTCATTACACGCTTGCGGCGTCTTGTCCGGCAGAAAGGCCAGGTACTCCTCCAGCCGGTCCTCATCCCAATCGGGGTTGTTGGTGAAGAGCGTCTTGCAGGTGAAGGCGATTAGGTCTTCGGGTGACATGGCCGCCAACTTCGCCGCCGCATCCGCGCCGCCGAGGGCCTCGATATCGAATAAATCCACATTGAGCTGGACGATTTGCGCCTCGTCGTCCGTCCGGCAAAGTTCGCCGGGCGCGCCGCCTATGGAGGAAGAATCGCTGGCAGCGCGGCTACGGAGTCGGCGGAAGTTGTAGGCGCGATTTGGCAAATCGCGCTACTCCCCACGTGCCGGGTTATGGTACGCCAATATTATCGATTACCTTTGGCCTGATTGTGGGTTCTACAGAGCATCTGGCAGTTCTCGGCCGAACTTTCGCCGCCTTTGCTCCACGCGGAGACGTGGTCGGCGTCCATTTCGTTGAACGTATAGATTCTGCTCTTGTTCGTGGTGTCCCCAATCGCGCAGAGGGGACAGTTGGACTCGCCCTTGGCCTTGGCCGCTTGCGTCTGCCTGGCGTGTGCGACTTGCTTTACCTTGTCATCGAACACCCGAACCGCCAACAACTTCTTATCAACCAAGCCGCCCAAGAGATACTCAAAAATGCCTTTCCGACTCGTCACATACGAATCGGCGGCGAGCCTTTTCACTTCGCCAGACATCTTCTGCGGATCGTAGGACTTGCCGTGGTACATCTCGTACAGCCTGCCCCACTCTAAACCCTTCATTTCCGGGAGAACGTCGACGAATACGGTTGATACCCAGTCGATCACGCTGTTGAAGTAGGCCTTCAGCTCATTGATGTTGTTGTCGTGGCGATGAGCGCTCATGTAGCCGCCGATATTGCCCTTGCTCACCCAGTCCAGCGCCCGCTCCAGAAACTCCTGCCGGTTGGCGCTGCCTTTGACGTACGCGCTCCACTTCTGGATATTGGCGTTCTGGCTGTTGCTGAACTCGGCCTTGGCCAGCGTTACATACGGCCCGGAGTAGATGGCGTTCAGGAGCTCCTGGGCATTGAGCGGCACGCCGGCGATGTTGATCGTCTCAAACCACTGCTTGATCTCGCTTTCCGTGCCCTCGCACTCGTAGATCAGCAAGCTCGAGACCAGAATCCTGTCCTGCTGGTCGGCCGGCAGGCTGTCAAAGTACTTCGGATTGCCGTTGTCCATGATCGCGAACTTGTTGGTGACATACCGCCCTATACTGGTGATCCGTTGCTGGCCGTCCAGCACCTCGAACCTGTCCTCCGCGACTGTGTTGAAGTAGATCAGCCCCAGCGGATAGCCCTTGAGCAGCGAATGGATGACCGCCTGCTCCTTGCTGCCGCTCTTATCGGCATAGATGTAGTTGCGCTGGTACTCCGGCTGGATGGTGAGCCCGCCGCGCAGCCCGAATAAGCCTTTGCCTTCCAACTCGTTGTACACAAACCCGTCGCAGATGCCGGCGACGGTGATGTCGTTGCGGAGCGTTGTTTTCACCTCTTTCTGCCTTTCTTTCCCTTGATAAGAACTCTCATGTAAGGAACCACTGGCTTTTTGTTGTGGTCGTAATAGCACAAATCTGGGTGCCCTTCACTGATTTGCCCTGTTTGTCCGGATTTATAGTATGCATCAACAAATTCTTTCGACATCCCCGTTGTCTTTGTGTATCTGCTCAAACCCACAATCTCGAACTGGTCGGGATTGTATTTGTCGAGAAAGGTGATTGGAACGCCCATGACGCCATCGTAGTCGCTGGGGATCGCATCGGTGAAGGGCACCTCGATCGCATCGTAGTTGCAATATCGATTGTACGCTTCCATTCCTTTCAGTTCCTTATGCTTGCTGAACTTAAGATTATCAGCCATGGTCATAAGCGGTAACTCTCGGTGACGCTGGCCGTGATCTAGGTTGGTGAACCAGATCGCTGGCACATTGATCAGCTTGACGCCATCGATCGTCTTTTCGTATTTGCCCTTGTAATCGGCAATGAACCACATTCCGCCGGAGAACGCTGTGACCCCCATCCACAGCTTGTTATCCTTGATGAGAGGAAAAACCTCCTTGTACGTGATCGCGTTCTTGTTCCCGATGATTAGGAACTTCTTGCCGTACTGCATGAGCTGGGCGACGTACTCGCGAAAGAGGGAGAAGGGCGGGTTGGTGACTACGACGTCGGCTTCTTCCAGGTACGCAATGCACTCCGGGCTGCG is drawn from Candidatus Promineifilum breve and contains these coding sequences:
- a CDS encoding CopG family transcriptional regulator — its product is MTDRIVYTEGEIDEVRMIRDFLPPPAELALREDTIKVTIALSRSSVEFFKREAAKHHVPYQKMIRRLLDEYAGRFGE
- a CDS encoding GmrSD restriction endonuclease domain-containing protein, yielding MKTTLRNDITVAGICDGFVYNELEGKGLFGLRGGLTIQPEYQRNYIYADKSGSKEQAVIHSLLKGYPLGLIYFNTVAEDRFEVLDGQQRITSIGRYVTNKFAIMDNGNPKYFDSLPADQQDRILVSSLLIYECEGTESEIKQWFETINIAGVPLNAQELLNAIYSGPYVTLAKAEFSNSQNANIQKWSAYVKGSANRQEFLERALDWVSKGNIGGYMSAHRHDNNINELKAYFNSVIDWVSTVFVDVLPEMKGLEWGRLYEMYHGKSYDPQKMSGEVKRLAADSYVTSRKGIFEYLLGGLVDKKLLAVRVFDDKVKQVAHARQTQAAKAKGESNCPLCAIGDTTNKSRIYTFNEMDADHVSAWSKGGESSAENCQMLCRTHNQAKGNR
- a CDS encoding BrnT family toxin, which encodes MASESKTTFEWDAEKEQANLEKHGISFTLAQYAFTDSRRIILEDVTHSTETEKRYFCLGKVGEGVVTVRFTYREGHIRIFGAGYWRKGKQIYDRQNRLH
- a CDS encoding adenine-specific methyltransferase EcoRI family protein, which produces MTSSKPKEAKLPTASKSLNQGLSAAKAAKQDEFYTQYVDIQKEVEAYLEFDPDTFRGKVVYCNCDDPFESNFFKYFAANFNKLGLKKLITTSYDGSPIAGQLALFPEYDQGNGKRKKPKALAVILGQVKDEDGDGAANVTDVELFLKRNKAARTALKGDDKYPGGDFRSPECIAYLEEADVVVTNPPFSLFREYVAQLMQYGKKFLIIGNKNAITYKEVFPLIKDNKLWMGVTAFSGGMWFIADYKGKYEKTIDGVKLINVPAIWFTNLDHGQRHRELPLMTMADNLKFSKHKELKGMEAYNRYCNYDAIEVPFTDAIPSDYDGVMGVPITFLDKYNPDQFEIVGLSRYTKTTGMSKEFVDAYYKSGQTGQISEGHPDLCYYDHNKKPVVPYMRVLIKGKKGRKR
- a CDS encoding pepsin/retropepsin-like aspartic protease family protein; protein product: MNLSIRYGLPFVSAEIEYNGRTQKLDNVLLDTGSAGTLFQVDRLMEIDLRMEPQDLVRRIRGVGGTEFVFS